In Pedobacter heparinus DSM 2366, the following are encoded in one genomic region:
- a CDS encoding MFS transporter — protein sequence MKELSSGRRLKAIFGGSIGNLVEWYDWYAYSAFAIYFSASFFPEGNPTVQLLNTAGIFALGFLMRPLGGYIFGRIADRIGRKQSMTLSVLLMSLGSLLIALTPTYQTIGVMAPVLLLTARLLQGLSVGGEYGVSATYLSEMATKNHRGFYSSFQYVTLIGGQLLALAIQLVLQKLLLSDTQLHEWGWRIPFVFGAILSIVALYLRKNLDETKAFENQKENQSGKKGTIKELLKHPKAVVTVIGLTLGGTLAFYTYTTYMQKFLVNTVQMSKEQSTLMSFFTLFIFACLQPLFGALSDRIGRRPLLIGFGILGTICTVPLLSTLSHTTSQWQAFFLLMAALIIVSGYTSINAVVKAELFPAEVRALGVGLPYALTVAVFGGSAEYIALWLKERQYESYYYWYITCCIFISLMVYVFMKDTKEHSKLNQEDN from the coding sequence ATGAAAGAGCTGAGCTCAGGCAGAAGGCTAAAAGCCATCTTTGGAGGTTCGATAGGTAACCTGGTAGAATGGTACGACTGGTATGCCTATTCGGCATTTGCCATTTATTTTTCAGCTTCGTTTTTTCCGGAGGGAAATCCAACCGTACAGTTATTGAATACGGCCGGCATATTTGCATTGGGTTTTTTAATGCGCCCCCTGGGTGGTTATATCTTTGGCCGCATTGCCGACCGTATTGGCCGTAAGCAATCCATGACCCTTTCTGTACTGCTGATGTCGCTGGGCTCTTTACTAATTGCCCTAACCCCTACCTACCAGACTATTGGTGTAATGGCACCAGTACTGTTACTGACTGCCAGGCTGCTACAAGGTTTAAGTGTTGGCGGCGAATATGGAGTATCGGCTACCTATCTGAGTGAAATGGCGACTAAAAACCATAGGGGCTTTTATTCCAGCTTTCAATATGTAACTTTAATAGGTGGCCAGCTCCTTGCCCTGGCCATCCAGCTGGTATTGCAAAAATTGCTGCTTTCAGATACACAATTGCACGAATGGGGCTGGCGCATCCCTTTTGTTTTTGGGGCCATACTTTCTATCGTAGCCCTTTATCTCAGGAAAAACCTGGACGAGACCAAAGCTTTTGAAAACCAAAAAGAAAATCAATCGGGTAAAAAGGGAACCATAAAAGAACTGCTAAAACACCCTAAAGCAGTAGTTACAGTAATTGGACTTACTTTAGGAGGTACACTGGCCTTCTATACCTATACCACGTATATGCAAAAATTCCTGGTCAATACAGTGCAGATGAGCAAAGAACAATCAACCCTCATGTCCTTTTTTACCTTATTCATTTTCGCCTGTTTACAGCCCCTTTTTGGTGCTTTATCTGACAGAATTGGCCGTCGCCCACTCCTCATCGGTTTTGGTATACTGGGTACCATCTGTACCGTTCCCTTACTCAGTACGTTAAGCCATACCACATCACAGTGGCAGGCCTTTTTTCTTTTAATGGCTGCCTTGATTATTGTAAGCGGTTATACCAGTATCAATGCCGTAGTAAAAGCAGAGCTGTTCCCCGCAGAAGTAAGGGCACTTGGCGTTGGGCTTCCCTATGCTTTAACTGTGGCTGTATTTGGTGGCTCGGCCGAGTACATTGCACTCTGGTTAAAAGAACGGCAATATGAATCGTATTACTACTGGTACATTACCTGTTGTATTTTTATTTCCTTAATGGTTTATGTTTTTATGAAAGATACCAAGGAACATTCTAAACTGAACCAGGAAGACAATTAA
- a CDS encoding TCR/Tet family MFS transporter, translated as MHTSKKAAISFIFITLLIDVMGWGLIIPVMADLIAQLKGISINQASTYGALLLSVFAVTQFLFSPVMGNLSDRYGRRPILLFSLLGFGIDYIILALAPTYGWLFLGRIIAGITGASFTTATAYIADVSTDETSKAKNFGLIGAAFGLGFVLGPALGAFLATWGIRAPFYAAAALCLLNCIYGYFFLPESLSKEHRREFDWKRANPFGSLKFLTNNPKIGSLALGFFLIYLGSQAVQSNWNFFTIYRFNWSEKMVGISLAVVGVMVGAVQGGLTRIVVPKIGNEKSIYLGLSLYTLGLVLFAFATQGWMMFAFLVPYCLGGICGPSLQSAISGHAPANQQGELQGALTSLMSLTAIIGPLIMNNSFAYFTSSKAPFYFPGIHFLIGGVCMLISIFITYKVLSRERNPQV; from the coding sequence ATGCATACATCCAAAAAAGCCGCCATCAGCTTTATATTCATTACATTACTGATTGACGTAATGGGATGGGGATTGATTATCCCTGTAATGGCAGATCTTATTGCCCAGCTAAAAGGCATTTCAATTAATCAGGCCAGTACTTATGGTGCCCTGTTGCTTTCTGTTTTCGCCGTTACACAATTCCTTTTCTCGCCTGTAATGGGCAACCTGAGCGATAGGTATGGCCGCCGTCCGATTTTGTTATTTTCTTTACTAGGCTTCGGGATCGATTACATTATCCTGGCCCTGGCCCCCACTTATGGATGGCTATTTTTAGGTCGCATTATAGCCGGGATTACCGGTGCCAGCTTTACCACGGCTACAGCTTACATTGCCGATGTCAGTACAGATGAAACTTCTAAGGCCAAGAATTTCGGTCTGATAGGTGCTGCCTTTGGTCTGGGTTTTGTACTTGGCCCGGCCCTTGGTGCTTTTTTAGCTACCTGGGGTATCAGGGCTCCTTTTTATGCAGCCGCGGCACTTTGTTTGCTCAACTGTATCTATGGTTATTTTTTCCTGCCCGAATCCTTAAGTAAAGAACACCGCAGGGAATTTGACTGGAAACGCGCCAACCCTTTTGGTTCTTTAAAATTTTTAACCAATAATCCAAAAATCGGTAGCCTGGCCCTGGGCTTTTTCCTGATCTACCTGGGCAGCCAGGCCGTACAGAGCAACTGGAATTTTTTCACCATTTACCGCTTCAACTGGAGCGAAAAAATGGTAGGCATTTCACTTGCAGTTGTAGGTGTGATGGTTGGTGCCGTTCAGGGGGGGCTTACCAGGATTGTTGTTCCTAAGATCGGGAATGAAAAGAGCATTTACCTGGGTCTATCGCTTTACACCTTAGGACTGGTCCTTTTCGCTTTTGCTACCCAGGGCTGGATGATGTTTGCCTTCCTGGTACCTTATTGTTTAGGTGGCATATGTGGCCCCTCACTGCAATCTGCCATTTCAGGACATGCGCCCGCTAACCAGCAGGGAGAGCTACAGGGTGCATTAACCAGTTTGATGAGCCTTACAGCCATCATTGGCCCGCTGATCATGAACAATTCATTTGCTTATTTTACAAGCAGTAAAGCACCGTTTTACTTTCCAGGTATCCATTTCTTAATTGGGGGTGTTTGCATGCTGATCAGTAT